A genomic segment from Nitrososphaera sp. encodes:
- a CDS encoding DDE-type integrase/transposase/recombinase, whose translation MSYPCAAELTKPLYVKVRGNPKYMYALMDDETRFWIAQQVADTKYTQDVRPLLKEGAEFAGKKPDLLISDGARNFQEAYKKEYWSRVAPRTSHVRHIHIAGDRNNNKMERLNGEMRDREKVVRGLKKMESPLLKGSQIYHNYVRPHEGLHGKTPAEAANIHIEGTNKWLTIIQNASLISTKETAN comes from the coding sequence ATGTCATATCCATGCGCCGCAGAGTTAACAAAACCGCTATACGTCAAGGTAAGAGGCAACCCCAAGTACATGTATGCGCTGATGGATGACGAGACTCGCTTTTGGATTGCACAGCAGGTAGCAGACACCAAGTACACCCAAGACGTTAGACCTCTACTGAAAGAAGGCGCAGAGTTTGCAGGCAAGAAACCTGATTTGTTAATCAGTGATGGGGCGCGCAATTTCCAAGAAGCCTACAAGAAGGAATACTGGTCAAGAGTCGCGCCTAGGACTAGCCATGTCCGCCATATCCACATCGCAGGAGACCGCAATAATAACAAGATGGAAAGGCTCAACGGCGAAATGCGAGACCGCGAAAAGGTAGTGCGCGGACTAAAGAAGATGGAATCGCCACTTTTGAAAGGCAGCCAGATTTACCACAACTACGTCAGACCGCATGAAGGATTACACGGAAAGACACCGGCTGAAGCCGCGAATATCCACATAGAAGGCACTAACAAATGGCTGACAATAATCCAAAATGCTTCTCTAATATCTACGAAAGAAACTGCTAATTGA